From Caballeronia insecticola, a single genomic window includes:
- the mobA gene encoding molybdenum cofactor guanylyltransferase MobA: MGGVDKGMHSFRGEPLALHAMRRLAPQAAAMLISANRSIQDYERLSAAFGGRVVVDSRADYPGPLAGIVAGLRAATTEFVLVAPCDAPFVDEHLGAALMRALDDKHVDIAYAATVEASGEVLVHPVFALVRASLADDLDAWLDAGERKVRAWYARHTAAEVQFHDVRAFYNINDLQQLADLERR, translated from the coding sequence ATGGGCGGCGTCGACAAAGGCATGCACTCGTTCCGCGGCGAGCCGCTCGCGCTGCACGCGATGCGGCGTCTCGCGCCTCAGGCGGCCGCCATGCTGATCAGCGCCAATCGTTCGATTCAAGACTATGAGCGTCTGAGCGCGGCATTCGGCGGCCGCGTCGTCGTGGATTCGCGCGCGGATTATCCCGGGCCGCTCGCCGGCATCGTCGCCGGCCTGCGCGCCGCGACCACCGAGTTCGTGCTGGTCGCCCCCTGCGATGCCCCTTTCGTCGACGAGCATCTCGGCGCCGCGTTGATGCGCGCACTGGACGACAAGCACGTCGACATCGCGTATGCGGCCACCGTCGAAGCATCCGGCGAAGTGCTCGTGCATCCGGTATTCGCGCTCGTGCGCGCATCGCTCGCCGATGACCTCGACGCCTGGCTGGACGCCGGCGAGCGCAAGGTTCGCGCGTGGTACGCGCGCCACACGGCGGCGGAAGTGCAATTTCACGATGTACGCGCGTTTTACAATATCAACGATTTGCAACAGCTGGCCGATTTGGAACGCCGCTAG
- a CDS encoding Rne/Rng family ribonuclease, whose translation MKRMLFNATQQEELRVAIVDGQKLIDIDIETAGREQRKGNIYKGVITRIEPSLEACFVNYGEDRHGFLPFKEVARQYFRDGVEMRSARIQDALREGQELIVQVEKEERGNKGAALTTFISLAGRYLVLMPNNPRGGGVSRRIEGDERQELRETMAQLELPEGMSIIARTAGIGRSAEELQWDLNYLMQLWRAIEAASQNGVGGQPMLIYLESSLVIRAIRDYFQPDIGEILIDTTEIHDQARAFMDIVMPDNLQKVKRYHDDVPLFSRFQIEHQIETAYSRTVPLPSGGAIVIDHTEALVAIDVNSARATKGADIEETATRTNLEAADEVARQLRLRDLGGLIVIDFIDMESAKSQREVEQRLKDALKHDRARVQMGKISRFGLMELSRQRLRPALSEGSHVTCPRCNGTGHIRDTESSALQVLRIIQEEAMKENTAAIHCQVPVEVTAFLLNEKRSEINKIESRFKVNVVLIPNKHLETPHYKLERLRHDDARLDEPRASWKMAVEAASELESETGYSKRAEEVKPKQEAAVKGITPEKPAPSAPVKPAPVATPVAPAPVAASGGFIAWIKNLFGIQPEAKPAPAPVEAQPATRTQRERGERTGAGGGDRNRNRRSGGAGRDGAAAAAGTTASGSGAGRQGARREDREARGGREGREGREGREGRELREVREPREPREAREPREAREPREPRETRERNAERAARPEAGDRPERRERPERGERAERGERPERAERAERAERTERGERGERRKPQSETAVEALTQGETVASEIVETTQVDFDVTQQAGTDAANAEQAAAAAREGEERRRRRRGRRGGRREREEDGMTVNHAADVAEAEGAAESMSAQAGVFDAEAAQEAGARRETRPAAPQVVEERVEQVASEQFVAAAAQPTEVRTPEPAPAAAEEAPVAKAVEAEPFELKAQSPETATPDLFAKPVPAPAIENPFGPSPKTETKVSDPFAPVVTEAAKPVQASEPVEAARVPAEREAVAASVEAAEAAEPVKTAALASTPEASIVEPVKQVESVATQAPAAVVAEPVKAAAVAPSAPATATPIAVEPLQPMLERAGLVWVNTDETKLREANVAAAREAAPARVPRERKSLPPADLTPMQQVETGKSIH comes from the coding sequence ATGAAACGCATGCTGTTTAACGCGACGCAGCAAGAAGAACTGCGCGTCGCCATCGTCGATGGGCAGAAGCTCATCGACATCGACATCGAAACCGCCGGGCGCGAACAGCGCAAGGGCAACATTTACAAGGGAGTCATCACCCGCATCGAGCCGTCGCTCGAAGCCTGCTTCGTGAACTACGGCGAGGACCGCCACGGCTTTCTGCCGTTCAAGGAAGTGGCCCGCCAGTATTTCCGCGACGGCGTCGAGATGCGCTCCGCGCGCATTCAGGACGCGCTGCGCGAAGGCCAGGAACTGATCGTTCAGGTCGAAAAGGAAGAGCGCGGCAACAAGGGCGCGGCCCTCACCACGTTCATTTCGCTGGCCGGACGCTATCTCGTCCTGATGCCGAACAACCCGCGCGGCGGCGGCGTGTCGCGCCGGATCGAAGGCGACGAGCGGCAGGAACTGCGCGAAACCATGGCGCAGCTCGAATTGCCGGAAGGCATGAGCATCATCGCGCGCACGGCGGGCATCGGCCGTTCGGCCGAAGAACTCCAGTGGGACCTGAACTACCTGATGCAACTGTGGCGCGCGATCGAAGCCGCGTCGCAGAACGGCGTCGGCGGCCAGCCGATGCTGATCTATCTCGAATCGAGCCTCGTCATCCGCGCGATTCGCGACTATTTCCAGCCGGATATCGGCGAAATTCTCATCGACACGACCGAAATCCATGATCAGGCACGCGCCTTCATGGATATCGTGATGCCCGACAACCTGCAAAAGGTGAAGCGCTATCACGACGACGTGCCCCTCTTCTCGCGCTTCCAGATCGAGCATCAGATCGAAACGGCGTACTCGCGCACGGTGCCGCTGCCGTCCGGCGGCGCGATCGTGATCGATCACACCGAGGCGCTCGTCGCCATCGACGTAAACTCGGCGCGCGCGACCAAGGGCGCGGATATCGAGGAAACCGCCACGCGCACCAACCTCGAAGCCGCCGATGAAGTCGCGCGCCAGTTGCGTCTGCGCGATCTGGGCGGCCTGATCGTGATCGATTTCATCGACATGGAATCGGCCAAGAGCCAGCGCGAAGTCGAACAACGCCTGAAAGATGCGCTCAAGCACGACCGTGCGCGCGTACAAATGGGCAAGATTTCGCGCTTCGGTTTGATGGAACTGTCGCGTCAGCGGCTGCGTCCGGCGCTCTCCGAAGGCAGCCACGTGACCTGCCCGCGCTGTAACGGCACGGGCCATATTCGCGATACCGAATCGTCCGCGCTGCAAGTGCTGCGGATCATTCAGGAAGAAGCGATGAAGGAAAACACCGCGGCGATCCACTGCCAGGTGCCGGTCGAAGTCACGGCCTTCCTGCTGAACGAAAAGCGCTCGGAAATCAACAAGATCGAGTCGCGCTTCAAGGTCAACGTCGTCCTGATTCCGAACAAGCATCTGGAGACGCCGCATTACAAGCTCGAGCGCCTGCGTCACGACGATGCACGCCTCGACGAGCCGCGCGCGTCGTGGAAGATGGCCGTCGAAGCGGCGAGCGAGCTGGAATCGGAAACCGGCTACAGCAAGCGCGCCGAGGAAGTGAAGCCGAAGCAGGAAGCCGCGGTCAAGGGCATTACGCCCGAGAAGCCCGCGCCGAGCGCGCCGGTCAAGCCCGCGCCTGTCGCGACTCCGGTTGCTCCGGCGCCGGTGGCCGCGAGCGGCGGGTTCATCGCGTGGATCAAGAATCTGTTCGGCATTCAGCCCGAAGCCAAACCGGCCCCTGCTCCCGTCGAGGCGCAACCGGCAACGCGCACGCAGCGTGAACGCGGCGAACGCACCGGTGCCGGTGGCGGCGACCGCAACCGTAACCGCCGCAGCGGCGGCGCCGGACGCGACGGCGCGGCAGCAGCGGCAGGCACCACGGCCAGCGGCAGCGGCGCGGGTCGTCAGGGCGCGCGTCGCGAAGATCGCGAAGCGCGTGGCGGCCGGGAAGGACGTGAAGGTCGCGAGGGACGTGAAGGCCGCGAGCTGCGCGAAGTCCGCGAGCCCCGCGAACCGCGTGAAGCTCGTGAACCGCGCGAGGCCCGCGAGCCGCGTGAACCGCGTGAAACCCGCGAGCGCAACGCAGAACGCGCTGCGCGTCCGGAAGCGGGCGACCGGCCGGAGCGCCGTGAGCGTCCCGAGCGCGGCGAGCGTGCCGAACGCGGCGAGCGTCCGGAACGTGCTGAACGTGCTGAACGAGCGGAACGGACCGAGCGAGGCGAGCGCGGCGAACGTCGCAAGCCGCAATCGGAGACTGCCGTCGAGGCGCTGACGCAGGGTGAAACCGTGGCATCGGAAATCGTCGAAACGACGCAAGTCGACTTCGACGTCACGCAGCAAGCAGGCACCGATGCGGCCAACGCCGAGCAGGCTGCCGCCGCCGCGCGTGAAGGCGAAGAACGCCGCCGTCGCCGTCGTGGCCGTCGTGGTGGCCGCCGCGAGCGCGAAGAGGATGGCATGACGGTGAATCACGCCGCCGATGTCGCCGAAGCGGAAGGTGCAGCGGAAAGCATGTCGGCGCAAGCCGGCGTGTTCGATGCGGAAGCCGCGCAGGAAGCAGGGGCGCGTCGCGAAACGCGTCCGGCCGCGCCGCAGGTGGTCGAGGAGCGGGTCGAGCAAGTTGCTTCCGAGCAATTTGTCGCTGCCGCAGCTCAACCGACCGAAGTCCGTACGCCGGAACCGGCGCCCGCCGCAGCCGAAGAAGCACCGGTTGCCAAGGCCGTCGAAGCCGAGCCGTTCGAACTGAAGGCGCAATCGCCCGAAACCGCGACGCCGGATCTCTTCGCCAAGCCGGTTCCGGCGCCCGCGATCGAGAATCCGTTCGGTCCGTCGCCGAAGACCGAAACGAAGGTGAGCGATCCGTTCGCGCCCGTCGTGACGGAAGCCGCGAAGCCGGTGCAGGCGTCCGAGCCGGTCGAAGCTGCCCGCGTTCCGGCCGAGCGCGAAGCGGTTGCCGCATCTGTCGAAGCGGCCGAAGCCGCCGAGCCGGTGAAGACCGCCGCGCTCGCATCGACGCCCGAGGCAAGCATCGTCGAACCGGTGAAGCAGGTCGAAAGCGTCGCCACGCAAGCGCCCGCAGCAGTTGTTGCGGAACCGGTGAAGGCGGCCGCTGTAGCGCCGTCGGCGCCCGCGACCGCCACGCCGATCGCCGTCGAACCGCTTCAGCCGATGCTCGAGCGCGCCGGCCTCGTCTGGGTGAACACGGACGAGACCAAGCTGCGCGAGGCCAACGTTGCCGCAGCGCGCGAAGCGGCACCGGCACGCGTGCCGCGCGAGCGCAAGTCGCTCCCGCCGGCCGACTTGACGCCGATGCAGCAAGTGGAAACAGGCAAGAGCATCCACTGA
- a CDS encoding GNAT family N-acetyltransferase, with the protein MNDTARTSAVATIRAATPADIPAIFALMYELAEFEKLTHLFIATEEGVHDALFGARPAAEALVAERDGEIVSYALFFQNFSTFLGKRGLYLEDLYVRPSMRGSGLGTLMLKKLAALAVERQCGRFEWSVLDWNQNAIDFYEKMGATVLPDWRIVRVTGEPLERLAG; encoded by the coding sequence ATGAACGATACGGCACGCACATCAGCGGTTGCCACGATCCGCGCGGCCACGCCCGCGGACATCCCTGCGATCTTCGCGCTGATGTACGAACTCGCCGAGTTCGAGAAGCTCACGCATTTGTTCATCGCCACGGAAGAAGGCGTGCACGACGCGCTCTTCGGCGCACGCCCGGCTGCCGAAGCGCTGGTCGCCGAGCGGGACGGCGAGATCGTGAGTTACGCGCTGTTCTTCCAGAACTTCTCGACTTTCCTCGGCAAACGCGGTCTTTATCTGGAAGACCTCTATGTCCGTCCTTCGATGCGCGGCAGCGGCCTCGGCACGCTGATGCTCAAGAAGCTCGCCGCGCTCGCGGTCGAGCGCCAGTGCGGCCGCTTCGAATGGTCGGTGCTCGACTGGAATCAGAACGCCATCGACTTCTACGAAAAGATGGGCGCGACCGTGCTGCCCGACTGGCGCATCGTGCGCGTGACCGGCGAGCCGCTCGAACGCCTCGCCGGCTGA
- the moaA gene encoding GTP 3',8-cyclase MoaA — MSRRIIPVADISAIPDFSGAASLPSGTLVDTLARPLRDLRISVTDRCNFRCVYCMPREVFDKDYQFLPHAALLSFEEIERLARVFVAHGVEKIRLTGGEPLLRKNIEYLIERLALLRTPAGRPLDVTLTTNGSLLARKARALKDAGLSRVTVSLDALDDALFRRMNDADFAVGDVLEGIDAAQAVGLAPLKVNMVVKRGTNDQEIVPMARHFKGSGAILRFIEYMDVGASNGWNMSEVLPSAQVVEHIDAHFPLAPLEAHTAAETAQRWGYRDGGGEIGVISSVTRAFCGSCTRARLSTEGKLYLCLFAVAGHDLRSLIRAGASDDDVATALARIWEARGDRYSQLRGSASAQAREDGPRVEMSYIGG, encoded by the coding sequence ATGTCCCGACGCATCATTCCCGTGGCCGACATCAGCGCGATTCCGGATTTCTCCGGCGCGGCGTCGTTGCCGTCCGGAACGCTCGTGGATACGCTCGCGCGCCCGCTGCGCGATTTGCGCATCTCGGTGACGGATCGTTGCAATTTCCGCTGCGTGTACTGCATGCCGCGTGAAGTGTTCGACAAGGACTATCAGTTTTTGCCGCACGCCGCCCTGCTCTCATTCGAGGAAATCGAGCGGCTTGCACGCGTGTTCGTCGCGCATGGCGTGGAGAAAATTCGCCTGACCGGCGGCGAGCCGCTGTTGCGCAAAAACATCGAATATCTGATCGAGCGGCTCGCACTCTTGCGCACGCCCGCGGGCCGGCCGCTCGATGTCACGCTCACCACCAACGGCTCGCTGCTCGCGCGCAAGGCACGGGCGCTCAAGGACGCCGGTCTGTCGCGCGTCACGGTCAGTCTGGACGCGCTGGACGATGCGCTCTTTCGCCGTATGAACGACGCCGATTTCGCCGTCGGCGACGTGCTCGAAGGAATCGACGCCGCGCAGGCTGTCGGACTTGCGCCGCTCAAGGTGAACATGGTCGTCAAGCGCGGCACGAACGACCAGGAAATCGTGCCGATGGCGCGCCACTTCAAAGGCAGCGGCGCGATTCTGCGCTTCATCGAATATATGGACGTCGGCGCGTCGAACGGCTGGAACATGAGCGAAGTGCTGCCGTCGGCGCAAGTGGTGGAGCACATCGACGCGCATTTCCCGCTCGCGCCGCTCGAAGCGCACACGGCCGCCGAGACGGCGCAGCGCTGGGGCTATCGCGACGGCGGCGGCGAAATCGGCGTGATTTCGAGCGTCACGCGCGCGTTTTGCGGTTCGTGCACGCGCGCGCGCCTGTCGACGGAAGGCAAGCTCTATCTGTGTCTCTTCGCGGTGGCCGGGCACGATCTGCGCAGCCTGATCCGCGCCGGCGCCAGCGACGACGATGTCGCGACCGCCCTCGCCCGCATCTGGGAAGCGCGCGGCGACCGCTATTCGCAGTTGCGCGGCAGCGCATCGGCGCAGGCGCGTGAGGACGGGCCCCGCGTCGAGATGTCGTACATCGGCGGCTGA
- a CDS encoding DNA recombination protein RmuC produces the protein MTDLLLGAVAVLAVALVVALVALVMSMRRGSNADIYAEFEALTDRVIDMGEAHSRAQERLERGLRGDIAESARVSRMESQSGFTQFHQTLATQLASTSSVQNAQFDALAQQLAQQSQQAREDQGNALKRFADSVSLHLSQLSEANERRLGEVRATLEARLKDIEANNATKLDEMRRTVDEKLHATLEQRLGESFKLVSDRLEQVHRGLGEMQTLAAGVGDLKKVLTNVKTRGIWGEVQLESLLEQLLTPDQYAKNVATIPKSNERVEFAIKLPGRHDAPGAPGDAATPVWLPIDAKFPREDYERLIDAQERADPAAVEDASRALEGRLRAEAKSIAQKYVAPPHTTDFALLFLPTEGLYAEVLRRPGLSDSLQREFRVSIAGPTTLTALLNSLQMGFRTLAIEKRSSEVWQVLGAVKTEFGKFGEVLARTKSQLETVTRSIEAAQTRTRQMDRRLRDVEALPGEQATGLLGSASSPESDDDI, from the coding sequence ATGACGGATTTGCTGTTAGGCGCGGTCGCCGTGCTGGCGGTCGCGCTGGTGGTGGCGCTCGTTGCGCTCGTCATGTCGATGCGGCGCGGCTCGAACGCGGACATCTACGCGGAATTCGAGGCGCTCACGGACCGCGTCATTGATATGGGCGAGGCGCACTCGCGCGCGCAGGAGCGGCTCGAACGCGGCCTGCGCGGCGATATCGCGGAGAGCGCGCGCGTATCGCGCATGGAATCGCAGAGCGGATTCACGCAGTTCCACCAGACGCTGGCGACGCAACTCGCGAGCACGTCGAGCGTGCAGAACGCGCAGTTCGACGCGCTCGCGCAGCAGCTCGCGCAACAGAGTCAGCAGGCGCGCGAGGATCAGGGCAACGCGCTGAAGCGTTTCGCCGATTCCGTGTCGCTGCATCTTTCGCAACTGTCGGAGGCGAACGAGCGGCGTCTCGGCGAAGTGCGCGCGACGCTCGAAGCGCGGCTGAAGGACATCGAGGCGAACAACGCAACGAAGCTCGACGAAATGCGCCGCACCGTCGACGAGAAACTGCACGCGACGCTCGAACAGCGACTCGGCGAGTCGTTCAAGCTCGTGTCGGACCGGCTGGAGCAAGTGCATCGCGGGCTCGGCGAGATGCAGACGCTCGCGGCGGGCGTCGGCGATCTGAAGAAGGTGCTGACCAACGTCAAGACGCGCGGCATCTGGGGCGAAGTGCAACTGGAATCGCTGCTCGAACAGCTGCTCACGCCCGATCAATACGCGAAGAACGTCGCGACCATTCCGAAGAGCAACGAGCGCGTGGAGTTCGCCATCAAGCTGCCCGGCCGGCACGACGCACCCGGTGCGCCGGGCGATGCGGCCACGCCGGTCTGGTTGCCCATCGACGCGAAGTTTCCGCGTGAAGACTACGAGCGTCTGATCGATGCACAGGAGCGTGCCGATCCGGCGGCGGTCGAGGACGCATCCCGCGCGCTCGAAGGACGCTTGCGTGCGGAGGCGAAATCGATCGCGCAGAAGTACGTCGCGCCGCCGCACACTACGGACTTCGCGCTGCTGTTCCTGCCGACCGAAGGGCTCTATGCGGAAGTGCTGCGCCGCCCGGGCCTGAGCGATTCGTTGCAGCGGGAATTTCGCGTGAGCATCGCGGGGCCCACCACGCTGACCGCGTTGCTCAACAGCCTGCAGATGGGCTTCCGCACGCTCGCTATCGAAAAACGTTCGAGCGAAGTGTGGCAGGTGCTCGGCGCGGTGAAGACCGAGTTCGGTAAATTCGGTGAGGTGTTGGCGAGAACGAAGTCGCAACTCGAAACCGTCACGCGTTCGATCGAAGCGGCGCAGACCCGCACGCGGCAGATGGACCGGCGCCTGCGCGATGTCGAGGCGCTGCCGGGAGAACAGGCGACGGGATTGCTGGGCAGCGCGTCATCGCCCGAAAGCGACGACGACATCTGA
- a CDS encoding sodium:proton antiporter — MRRIVSGAVFAALALVNAPAVAATLDGTKLSAAWGIPFAGVLLSIAVFPLVAPRLWHHHFGKIAAAWALAFLVPFAFAFGAATAGGVLIHAMLEEYVPFIILLAALFTVAGGICVRGNLHGSARLNTGILALGAGLASIMGTTGAAMLLIRPLLRANDNRKHAVHVVVFFIFLVANAGGSLTPLGDPPLFLGFLNGVGFFWTTVHLAWPMLFVCVVLLALFYMLDSYYWRRHDAKRPFLDPTPDTPPLGIDGKINFALLGAIIALVLMSGLWKPGIAFDVFGTQVQLQNLVRDVLLVAVLLASLALTPKSARAGNAFDWAPIEEVAKLFAAIFVTIAPVITILRAGEAGAFAGIVHAVSDAHGKPVDLAYFWATGLLSSFLDNAPTYLVFFNLAGGDARTLMTTDATTLAAISAGAVFMGANTYIGNAPNFMVKAIAESRGMRMPGFFGYMAWSGIVLLPLFAVLGWLFF; from the coding sequence ATGCGCCGTATCGTTTCCGGCGCCGTGTTCGCCGCGCTGGCGCTGGTGAATGCGCCGGCCGTGGCGGCGACCCTCGACGGCACGAAGCTTTCCGCCGCGTGGGGCATTCCGTTTGCCGGCGTGCTGCTGTCCATCGCCGTTTTTCCGCTCGTCGCACCGAGGCTCTGGCATCACCATTTCGGCAAGATCGCGGCCGCGTGGGCGCTCGCGTTCCTCGTGCCGTTCGCGTTCGCCTTCGGCGCCGCCACGGCGGGCGGCGTACTGATTCACGCGATGCTCGAAGAATACGTGCCGTTCATCATTCTGCTGGCGGCGCTCTTCACGGTCGCGGGCGGTATCTGCGTGCGCGGCAATCTGCACGGCTCGGCGCGCCTCAATACCGGCATCCTCGCGCTCGGCGCCGGGCTCGCGAGCATCATGGGCACGACGGGCGCGGCCATGCTGCTGATCCGTCCGCTGCTGCGCGCCAACGACAATCGCAAGCACGCCGTGCATGTCGTCGTGTTCTTTATTTTTCTCGTCGCGAACGCGGGCGGCTCGCTTACGCCGCTCGGCGATCCTCCGTTGTTCCTGGGCTTTCTGAACGGCGTCGGCTTTTTCTGGACCACCGTGCATCTCGCCTGGCCGATGCTCTTCGTCTGCGTCGTGCTGCTTGCGCTCTTCTATATGCTCGACAGTTACTACTGGCGCAGGCACGACGCAAAGCGCCCCTTTCTCGATCCGACGCCGGACACGCCCCCGCTCGGCATCGACGGCAAGATCAACTTCGCGCTGCTCGGGGCGATCATCGCGCTCGTGCTGATGAGCGGCCTCTGGAAGCCGGGCATCGCGTTCGATGTGTTCGGCACGCAGGTGCAGTTGCAGAATCTCGTGCGCGATGTCCTGCTCGTTGCGGTGCTGCTTGCGTCGCTCGCGCTCACGCCTAAAAGCGCGCGCGCGGGCAACGCGTTCGACTGGGCGCCCATCGAGGAAGTCGCGAAACTCTTCGCGGCAATCTTCGTGACTATCGCGCCGGTCATCACCATCTTGCGCGCGGGCGAGGCGGGTGCGTTTGCCGGCATCGTCCACGCGGTGTCCGATGCGCACGGCAAGCCGGTTGATCTCGCCTATTTCTGGGCAACGGGCCTGCTTTCCTCGTTCCTCGACAACGCGCCGACCTATCTCGTGTTCTTCAATCTCGCGGGCGGCGACGCCCGCACGCTGATGACCACCGACGCCACGACGCTCGCCGCCATCTCCGCGGGCGCAGTGTTCATGGGCGCGAACACGTATATCGGCAACGCGCCGAATTTCATGGTGAAGGCGATCGCCGAATCGCGCGGCATGCGCATGCCGGGGTTCTTCGGCTATATGGCGTGGTCGGGCATCGTCTTGCTGCCGCTTTTCGCCGTTCTGGGCTGGCTATTTTTTTAG
- a CDS encoding 2-hydroxyacid dehydrogenase — translation MKKVLVARPTFPDVIERLKQYFDVDANLGDVLSQDEFARRLADRDGAFTAGEWVGEKELAGAPNLKVVANMAVGYNNFDMHAFDAHKVLGTNTPNVLNETTADFGWALMMAAARRVTESEHYLRAGKWQKWSFDSFLGTDVYGSTLGVIGMGRIGQALARRAAGFGMRVMYHNRSRVAPEIETELNAEYASKEDLLKRADHVVLVVPYSKESHHTIGAAELALMKPSATLTNIARGGIVDDAALIVALREKRIAAAGIDVFEGEPNFNRDFLALNNVVLTPHIASATESTRRAMANLAADNLIAGLGEGPRAGNPPNPINPDVLKK, via the coding sequence ATGAAGAAGGTACTTGTCGCGCGTCCCACCTTTCCCGATGTGATCGAACGCCTGAAACAGTATTTCGATGTCGACGCAAACCTGGGCGACGTGCTCTCGCAAGACGAGTTCGCGCGGCGTCTCGCCGACCGGGATGGCGCGTTCACCGCGGGCGAGTGGGTCGGCGAGAAGGAACTGGCAGGCGCGCCGAACCTGAAGGTCGTGGCGAACATGGCGGTCGGCTACAACAACTTCGACATGCACGCGTTCGATGCGCACAAGGTGCTCGGCACCAATACTCCGAACGTTCTGAACGAAACCACCGCCGATTTCGGCTGGGCGCTGATGATGGCGGCGGCGCGCCGCGTCACCGAGTCCGAGCACTATCTGCGCGCGGGCAAGTGGCAGAAGTGGTCGTTCGATTCGTTCCTGGGTACGGACGTGTACGGCTCGACGCTCGGCGTGATCGGCATGGGACGCATCGGTCAGGCGCTCGCGCGCCGGGCGGCCGGTTTCGGCATGCGCGTGATGTATCACAACCGCTCGCGCGTGGCGCCGGAGATCGAGACCGAACTCAATGCCGAATATGCGTCGAAGGAAGATCTGCTCAAGCGCGCGGATCACGTCGTGCTCGTCGTGCCGTACTCGAAGGAAAGCCATCACACGATCGGCGCGGCCGAACTCGCGCTGATGAAGCCGAGCGCGACGCTTACCAATATTGCGCGCGGCGGTATCGTCGATGACGCGGCATTGATCGTCGCGTTGCGCGAGAAGCGCATTGCAGCCGCGGGCATCGACGTATTCGAGGGCGAGCCGAACTTCAACCGGGATTTCCTCGCGCTCAACAACGTCGTGTTGACGCCGCACATCGCGAGCGCAACCGAAAGCACGCGCCGCGCAATGGCCAATCTCGCGGCCGACAATCTCATCGCCGGGCTGGGCGAAGGGCCGCGCGCCGGAAATCCGCCGAACCCCATCAACCCGGATGTGCTGAAGAAATGA
- the moeA gene encoding molybdopterin molybdotransferase MoeA, translating to MTTSKDFSACVAQYDPNALPVEAAQEIVRQWAMPRASNAQTERVSLHDALGRVLAEDVISPIDVPAFDNSAMDGYAFSGAALARSSGSDTIDLAVAGTAFAGRPFAATPGAAECVRIMTGALMPAGCDTVIPQEHVTRAGDTIRFAAAKIRAGQNRRLSGEDLAKGKPALLAGRIVRASDLGLLASLGIADVSVHKRLVVAFFSTGDELRSVGETLSPGSVYDSNRYTLFAMLKRLGVETIDLGVVRDDRASLEKALREATARADVVISSGGVSVGDADFTRELMSSLGDIAFWKIAMRPGRPLAFGRLWSGARPGAGKPALFFGLPGNPVAVMATFYFIVREALLAMSGAAHQPLTVIRARAAEPIKKRAGRTEFQRGIATREADGRWSVVTTGSQGSGVLSSMSEANCFIVLEHARGEIDAGEDVEIVPFDGLI from the coding sequence ATGACCACGTCCAAGGATTTTTCCGCTTGCGTCGCTCAGTACGATCCGAATGCGCTGCCTGTCGAGGCGGCGCAGGAAATCGTGCGCCAGTGGGCAATGCCGCGCGCGTCCAACGCACAGACGGAACGCGTGAGCCTGCACGATGCGCTCGGCCGCGTGCTCGCTGAAGACGTGATCTCGCCCATCGACGTGCCCGCCTTCGATAACTCCGCCATGGACGGCTACGCGTTCTCCGGCGCGGCGCTCGCACGCAGCAGCGGCAGCGACACGATCGATCTCGCCGTCGCGGGCACGGCGTTCGCCGGCCGCCCGTTCGCGGCCACGCCGGGCGCCGCCGAATGCGTGCGCATCATGACGGGCGCGCTGATGCCCGCCGGTTGCGACACGGTGATTCCGCAGGAACACGTCACGCGCGCGGGCGACACGATCCGCTTCGCCGCCGCGAAAATCCGCGCGGGACAAAACCGCCGTCTGTCCGGCGAAGATCTCGCGAAGGGCAAGCCCGCGTTGCTCGCCGGGCGCATCGTGCGCGCGTCCGATCTCGGTTTGCTCGCGTCGCTCGGCATTGCCGACGTGTCGGTACACAAGCGTCTCGTCGTGGCCTTCTTTTCGACGGGCGACGAGTTGCGTTCAGTCGGCGAAACATTGAGTCCGGGCAGCGTCTACGACAGCAACCGCTACACCCTCTTCGCGATGCTCAAACGTCTGGGCGTCGAGACGATCGATCTCGGCGTCGTGCGCGACGACCGTGCATCGCTCGAAAAGGCGCTGCGCGAGGCGACTGCACGCGCGGATGTCGTGATCAGTTCGGGCGGCGTGTCGGTCGGCGACGCCGATTTCACGCGCGAGCTGATGAGTTCGCTTGGCGACATCGCGTTCTGGAAAATCGCGATGCGCCCCGGCCGGCCGCTCGCGTTCGGCCGCCTGTGGTCGGGCGCGCGTCCGGGCGCGGGCAAACCGGCGCTGTTCTTCGGATTGCCGGGCAACCCGGTCGCCGTGATGGCGACCTTCTACTTCATCGTGCGCGAGGCATTGCTCGCGATGTCGGGCGCGGCGCACCAGCCGCTCACGGTCATCCGCGCGCGCGCTGCCGAGCCGATCAAAAAACGCGCGGGCCGCACCGAGTTCCAGCGCGGCATCGCCACGCGCGAGGCCGACGGCCGCTGGAGCGTCGTCACGACCGGTTCGCAGGGATCCGGCGTGCTCAGTTCGATGAGCGAAGCGAACTGCTTCATCGTGCTGGAACACGCGCGCGGCGAGATCGACGCCGGCGAAGACGTCGAGATCGTGCCCTTCGACGGCCTGATCTGA